In the Cetobacterium ceti genome, TAGAAAATGGCTTATGTGGGGAAGCTCAGGAGTTCTTGTATTAGTAGGTATGATAGGAAAATATAATCTATTGCCAGGAATTGTACCTAGAATAAATGGAGCCTATGGTTGGGTTAGAATAGCTGGAATTAATTTACAACCAGCAGAAATTTTAAAAATACCCTTTGTAATTGTAATGGCTATAACTCTAGCTAATTGTGAAAGGGAAGAAAGTGATCAAAATGAAATACTTATTCAGTCAATTGCCACACTATGTATATTTATTCCTGGATTGGTAATTCAAAATGATATAGGAACAGCTTTACACTATGGTGCTATATGGGCATTTATGGTATTTATGAGTAATATAGGAAGAAACTTTATTTTAAAAATTATGGGAATAGGAATTCCAGTTGGAATTTTTATTACTGGAATAGTATATAAATTTGCTCCTTCTGAAAATACAGGACATATTATAAAAAGAATTAAAAGTTATATAGATATACTGTTTTTTAATAGATTTGACCAAGAAGTAGGATATCAAGTTAAACAATCGATTTTAGCCTTTGGAAGTGGAGGTTTATTGGGAAAAGGATATGCAAATGGAGTACAAAAATATAGTTATTTACCA is a window encoding:
- a CDS encoding FtsW/RodA/SpoVE family cell cycle protein translates to MNSGNKSIYHERNLLQKEKMVEEQKTKKKKRRYGLMMMVLILCFFSMINIVSASFFINDNYMKKHSIFLGLFLFIYIFLGSLNYKKFNYSILENKKLRKWLMWGSSGVLVLVGMIGKYNLLPGIVPRINGAYGWVRIAGINLQPAEILKIPFVIVMAITLANCEREESDQNEILIQSIATLCIFIPGLVIQNDIGTALHYGAIWAFMVFMSNIGRNFILKIMGIGIPVGIFITGIVYKFAPSENTGHIIKRIKSYIDILFFNRFDQEVGYQVKQSILAFGSGGLLGKGYANGVQKYSYLPEIHTDFVMATFAEEFGFVGIIGIVLLFYFIFISIMHTSMETKDEFGKYLAMGIGGLIMIQMFINIFVAVGLLPVFGIPMPLFSYGGSSMVTLGIALGIIQNINKVG